In Sphaerisporangium krabiense, the DNA window ATCCGGCTGCTGTTCGAGCGGGGCGCCGAGGACGTCACGGCCATCTGCCTGCTCGCCGCGCCGGAGGGCCTGGCCTACCTGGAGAGCGTCTTCACCGACTCGGCGGCCCCGGTGCGCGTGGTGACGGCCGCTCTGGACGAGCGGCTGAACGAGCTCGGCTACATCGTCCCGGGGCTCGGAGACGCCGGCGACCGCCTGTACGGGGTCGTCTGACTCTCTTGGGGCGTTCGAGCCCCCTCGTGCCTCTAGGTCATCAGAGTCGTCCGAATCCTTTTCCTTCTTCTTCCTCTGGTTGACACACGTCTAGTTACATACTGTGTTTCAGTGGGTACACACGGTGATGACGATGTCATTGTGTTCCCCGGCACCCGGTGCCGCGGGACGCGCACTGGGGAGAGCCCATGGACCAGCGGCCGGAGATTGACGCCTATACACAGGTCGAGACCGTGCTTAAGGTCGAGTTCGCCGGGGTTCATCCGGCCGCGACGGTGGCACGCTGCATCGAAGCGGCTCACCACGGTGCGATGGAGGTCACTGGTTACGCGTACCCGGGTCTCGTGGAGCGCATCGCGCGCAAGCACCTTCAAGTGCTGGCGACGGTCGCCACCGAGCGGGAGTGACGCGGGTCACATCCAGACCCCTAAAGACTGAGGGGTCCGGATGCGCTTTACCGAGCCTGACGGCTGGGTAATGTATACGGTGGGTGCAGTGGGTGAGTGGTAATCGGAGGCGGCAGTGCAGGTCAAGAAGGTTCTAACGTACGCAGCCATCGCGTTTGTGGCTTTCTACCTGTTCACC includes these proteins:
- a CDS encoding three-helix bundle dimerization domain-containing protein translates to MDQRPEIDAYTQVETVLKVEFAGVHPAATVARCIEAAHHGAMEVTGYAYPGLVERIARKHLQVLATVATERE